One genomic segment of Gossypium arboreum isolate Shixiya-1 chromosome 3, ASM2569848v2, whole genome shotgun sequence includes these proteins:
- the LOC108465115 gene encoding zinc transporter 7-like — MKSVLKSLANSIFLVLFIIFSSSTPLVLAQCEAETKTNGCHNYRESMKLKIIAIFAILLSSMIGVCLPLFSRQVPSLKPDRDLFTIVKAFASGVILATGYMHVLPDSFNDLMSGCLPENPWRKFPFTTFVAMLSAVLTLMVDSFAMSVYKKRCGKALMAEANNGGGLENTNVVPIDNFQHGNSHSLEMNDDVSSQLLRHRVIAQVLELGIVVHSVVIGLAMGASGNQCTIRSLIAALCFHQMFEGMGLGGCILQAEYEIKMKAIMVFFFSATTPLGIVLGIGLSKVYSETSPTSLIVLGLLNACSAGLLNYMALVDLLAADFLGPKLQTNMKLQAWSYVAVLLGAGFMSLMAKWA; from the exons ATGAAATCGGTTCTAAAATCCCTTGCAAACTCAATCTTCCTTGTTCTTTTCATCATCTTTTCATCTTCTACTCCACTTGTATTAGCTCAATGTGAAGCAGAGACCAAGACTAATGGATGCCATAACTACAGAGAATCCATGAAGCTAAAAATCATTGCCATTTTCGCAATTTTACTATCCAGCATGATTGGCGTGTGTCTACCATTGTTTTCTCGTCAGGTTCCGTCACTTAAACCCGACAGGGACTTGTTCACCATTGTCAAGGCATTCGCCTCCGGTGTTATTCTAGCGACTGGGTACATGCACGTGCTACCGGATTCTTTCAACGACCTTATGTCTGGGTGTTTGCCTGAAAACCCATGGAGGAAGTTCCCTTTCACAACCTTCGTCGCAATGCTGTCGGCTGTGTTGACCCTTATGGTGGATTCATTTGCAATGAGTGTATACAAGAAACGTTGCGGTAAAGCTTTAATGGCGGAGGCTAACAATGGTGGTGGATTGGAAAATACGAACGTTGTACCAATCGATAATTTTCAGCACGGCAATAGCCATTCACTTGAGATGAATGACGACGTATCATCACAATTGTTAAGGCATCGAGTTATAGCTCAG GTATTAGAGTTGGGAATTGTAGTTCATTCAGTGGTGATTGGTCTTGCAATGGGAGCCTCTGGCAATCAATGCACCATTCGATCACTCATTGCTGCCCTTTGCTTCCATCAAATGTTTGAGGGGATGGGACTTGGTGGATGCATACTGCAG GCTGAATATGAGATAAAAATGAAAGCAATCATGGTATTCTTCTTTTCAGCCACAACGCCACTTGGAATAGTTCTTGGAATTGGTTTGTCTAAGGTTTACAGTGAGACGAGTCCAACTTCACTTATTGTGTTGGGACTACTTAATGCTTGCTCAGCAGGGTTGCTGAATTACATGGCACTGGTCGATCTCCTTGCAGCTGATTTTCTGGGCCCTAAGCTTCAAACAAATATGAAGCTCCAGGCTTGGTCATATGTCGCAGTTTTACTTGGTGCTGGATTTATGTCTTTGATGGCAAAATGGGCTTAG